One Halalkalicoccus sp. NIPERK01 genomic region harbors:
- a CDS encoding Zn-ribbon domain-containing OB-fold protein: protein MKATKYDDGTITYPGHPVGPEGGERVEEIDLTERVGEIVTWTTSTATPPGIRQPNHLAIVEFEVEGQSVRALGQLTTDAVEIGDEVRPVYVDELREPGAGIREPESQEWDGYRFEPTG from the coding sequence ATGAAGGCAACCAAGTACGACGACGGCACGATCACGTATCCCGGTCACCCCGTGGGGCCGGAGGGCGGCGAACGGGTAGAAGAGATCGACCTCACCGAGCGAGTGGGTGAAATCGTCACGTGGACGACCTCGACGGCGACCCCGCCGGGAATCCGACAGCCCAACCACCTCGCGATCGTCGAGTTCGAGGTTGAGGGCCAGTCGGTCCGCGCGCTCGGTCAACTCACCACCGACGCGGTCGAGATCGGCGACGAAGTGCGACCCGTCTACGTCGACGAACTCAGGGAACCGGGAGCCGGGATCCGCGAACCCGAGAGCCAGGAGTGGGACGGCTATCGGTTCGAGCCCACCGGGTGA
- a CDS encoding NADH:flavin oxidoreductase/NADH oxidase — MTADLFSPLSLRETKIPNRLMVSPMCQYSCEEGDGIATEWHRVHLGSRAVGGAGVVMTEATAVSPEGRITPEDLGIWSDEHREALAPIAEFIAEQGGVPAIQLAHAGRKASKTRPWEGSEPLSPAEGGWEVLAPNETAWPYDDEAPAQRAMTQADIEEFVADYREAAERALDAGFEVAEVHAAHGYLLHEFLSPVTNDRDDEYGGDFENRTRLVRQVTEAVREVWPDEKPVFVRISGTDWLPDRNSWTIEESVELADALAGVGADLIDVSSGGIHPDQQLPEEGSVGQLPLAERIREETASGIAVGAVGGITGAEQADSLIREGRADLAIVGRKHLRNPYFALHAARELGVDVEPPVQYDRAF, encoded by the coding sequence GGTCTCGCCGATGTGTCAGTACTCCTGTGAGGAGGGCGACGGGATCGCCACCGAGTGGCACCGCGTCCACCTGGGCTCGCGGGCCGTCGGCGGCGCGGGCGTCGTCATGACCGAGGCGACGGCCGTCTCGCCCGAGGGCCGGATCACGCCCGAGGATCTGGGGATCTGGAGCGACGAGCACCGCGAGGCGCTCGCGCCGATCGCCGAGTTCATCGCCGAGCAGGGCGGCGTTCCGGCGATCCAACTCGCCCACGCGGGCCGGAAGGCGAGCAAGACCCGGCCGTGGGAGGGGAGCGAGCCTCTCTCGCCCGCGGAGGGCGGCTGGGAGGTGCTCGCCCCGAACGAGACGGCCTGGCCCTACGACGACGAGGCACCCGCCCAGCGCGCGATGACGCAGGCCGACATCGAGGAGTTCGTCGCCGACTACCGCGAGGCCGCCGAACGCGCGCTGGATGCGGGCTTCGAGGTCGCGGAGGTCCACGCCGCCCACGGCTACCTGCTCCACGAGTTCCTCTCGCCGGTCACGAACGACCGCGACGACGAATATGGGGGTGACTTCGAGAACCGGACCCGACTGGTCCGGCAGGTCACCGAGGCCGTCCGGGAGGTCTGGCCCGACGAGAAGCCGGTCTTCGTGCGAATTTCGGGGACCGACTGGCTGCCCGATCGGAACTCCTGGACGATCGAGGAGTCGGTCGAACTGGCCGACGCGCTCGCCGGGGTCGGCGCGGACCTGATCGACGTCTCGAGCGGCGGGATCCACCCCGACCAACAGTTGCCCGAGGAGGGGTCGGTCGGTCAGCTCCCGCTCGCGGAGCGGATCCGCGAGGAGACCGCCTCGGGGATCGCGGTGGGCGCGGTCGGCGGGATCACGGGGGCCGAGCAGGCCGACTCGCTGATCCGGGAGGGGCGCGCGGACCTCGCGATCGTCGGGCGGAAACACCTCCGTAATCCCTACTTCGCGTTGCACGCCGCGCGCGAACTCGGCGTCGACGTGGAACCGCCCGTCCAGTACGACCGGGCGTTCTGA